The Mariluticola halotolerans nucleotide sequence AAAGGGCGGCAATATTGTCTTCCGACCCGATGGAGGTTGCGATAATGGCGAATTCATCGCCGCCAAGACGGGCGATTGTGTCGGTGCTGCGTACAAGGGGTTGAAGGCGCTGCGCGACTTTCTGGATCAGCTCGTCGCCAGCCTCATGGCCCAATGTGTCATTGACCTGTTTGAAGCGGTCAAGATCGAGAATGAGTAGCGCCACGGAATCATCGCCGCGGGGATCAATTTTTTGAATGGCATCTTCGAGATTGGTTTCGAACATCATGCGATTGCCAAGGCCGGTGAGCAGATCATGATGGGCCATGTGCTGCGCTTCGGCGCGACCAGCCTCGAGAGCGGCTGTGGAACGCCGCAATTGCTGTACAAGAACCAGGATGATGAGAAGCGCGATGGCAATGGCACCTGCAACAGCCGGCGCTGTTTCCGCCAATAGGCGGGAACCGGGCTGATCCGGCACCCAAGCGAAATAGGCAATGGGCACGCCGGCATTATTGCGGATCGTCAAAGCGATTTCATTGGCCGCAACGTTTGGATCAGTGGTGAAACGCGCTCCTTCGAGCAGAAGCAGGCTCGTCAGCTCGGAGGCGAAAGTGGCATCGAGAAACTCTGCGGTAATATGGATGAATTCGGAACCGGGAGCCTGAGGCACATCGGTACGTTCGGCGATGATTGGTGTCAGGCTGACAAAAGCTGGTTGGCCCTCGATTACCACCACATCTGATATGTTCGGGATATTGTCGCTTGCGCCGCTCACATAGGCGGACAGGGCGCCCTGCCAGTTTATTTCGCGCAAGCGCTGCGCCAGTGGTTCGAGGGTCTGGCGTTCGGTTTCAAATATTTCAGGGCTCGCTGTTGTGCCATCACGCATCGCGTAAATGGCTTGCATGGTTGGGTCGAGCAGATAGGCGCGGTCATGGCCATGAAACTCATAAAGACCGACACCGAGATTTTCCTCGATGAATTTCATGTCGCGCTGACCGTTGACGGCGCGCAAGGCGTCACGCCATGCGGCGACGTCTTCCTGCTCTTTTGCGACCATGCTGCGCTGATCATTGAGAATATGAGAAACGAGACTGGTCTGGCGCGTCATCGCCTCATTGTCGTTACGGGAGGCGGCCCAGAAGATGAAAATTGAGATGGTCGCAATTGTGCCAATAGCTGCCAGAATGACTGGCAGTAATATGCTGTAGGAAAAACGCCATCCGCGTCTGGCCTGAACATTTCTTGACATAGCAATCCTCATTCCCTGAGGGAAGTTACATGTCGAGCAATTATGGGATGGTTATCAGCGCCAGTAATTGTGTGGCGTGGTTAACTTTGGGTTAGCGGCGTTATTTGTGCGCTTTCCTTGAATAATACTTCATGGCCCTGCGCAAGGTTGTTGAGGAAGGGGATAGTTGCCCCTCTCAGCGTCCGGGCTGCCGCGCCAATAATGCGCGCAACGACGTTGTTCCGCACTGGTTGGGGAACGGTGTCGTCAATCATGGTGATGCGCTTGCCGGTTGACCGTGCGTTGTTCGATGTTCCCGCAAAGGGAATGACGGGTGACCGCCAAGCTGTAAATCAGACCGCCAGGCAGCGCGGCCGGTTTTAATCGGTGGCAGCCTGCGAGAAGATCAGGTCTTCGTAGCTTTGACCGAGCTCATCGAGAATGGCATCGAGCGCCATTTTTGCGCGGCTGATCCCGGTATCTTTACTGGCCGCGCCTAGCTCGATAGCGCGCAGTTTTTGGTAAAGCGGGATAATGATGCGTAACGTGCCCGGATTGCCGGCGCGGCGTATTATCATCAGGCCGCGGCGCTTGCCGTCGGGTCCGTAGGTGGGAACAACCTGCGTAAACTCCCAGAAATGACGCCCTTCAGCTGTGATGCCAAGGACATAGGCAAAGGCATCTTTTCCGGCGTCCAGCCGCGCGCTCAGCAAGCGGAAAATAGCTCGGGGCATGTCCGGGTGCCAAGTTTGATGATTGGCAGTTCCAAGTGTCAGCTGACGCGGAAACCCGGTAACGCGCCAAAAGGTATCATTGCAGTAAGTGATTTTGCCGGCGAGATCGACTTCGGACACCATGATCTCATGTTCCGGGATCATAACTTCGCGGCCGGTGGGCTGCGCATACAGGCGTTGAGACGGTCGACGCTGGATGGCGGCGGTTTGAGAGCTGGACATTTTGTTGAAATCTGCGATGGGCGCGAAAAGGCGCGTCAATAGAACGGAAAAACCGTGGCGAAGTATTGCATTGTATTCGCCACAATGGCCGCGCATTCTCAACTATCTTGCGGTAAAATATCCCGTTTAACTAAGGGGAGAACGGCGTTTAACGGCGTTTCTATGGGTTTTGTTTACTATTCTTGAAGGCGA carries:
- a CDS encoding putative bifunctional diguanylate cyclase/phosphodiesterase, whose amino-acid sequence is MSRNVQARRGWRFSYSILLPVILAAIGTIATISIFIFWAASRNDNEAMTRQTSLVSHILNDQRSMVAKEQEDVAAWRDALRAVNGQRDMKFIEENLGVGLYEFHGHDRAYLLDPTMQAIYAMRDGTTASPEIFETERQTLEPLAQRLREINWQGALSAYVSGASDNIPNISDVVVIEGQPAFVSLTPIIAERTDVPQAPGSEFIHITAEFLDATFASELTSLLLLEGARFTTDPNVAANEIALTIRNNAGVPIAYFAWVPDQPGSRLLAETAPAVAGAIAIALLIILVLVQQLRRSTAALEAGRAEAQHMAHHDLLTGLGNRMMFETNLEDAIQKIDPRGDDSVALLILDLDRFKQVNDTLGHEAGDELIQKVAQRLQPLVRSTDTIARLGGDEFAIIATSIGSEDNIAALCDRIVMNIRKPFELRAGQAFVGVSIGVALTEDRNSKGIELARKADIALYVAKDGGRNQYKIFEKRMNDVVQERQVLEADLRAAMRTDDQLSVIFEPLVRGDGAEVIGVEARIRWIHPERGEILPDDFLPIASSCGLIEIIGEFVLWHACQAGVKTPGQLMAVEVYPTQLRNPFFFDKLFSIIEESGMKPGDLELEINEKILSSAEEVANANLRKFRRAGVRIALNDFGTGFTSLRLLQQFQVDRIKIDRSFIAELAQSPDPEAITHAVVWLARAVGVEVSADGVDTIEQKSFLSRMGCMSFQGALFSPEGQADWLRTAANTKTVSKKPKADEHLEEIEIWDTAV
- a CDS encoding PAS domain-containing protein, translated to MRGHCGEYNAILRHGFSVLLTRLFAPIADFNKMSSSQTAAIQRRPSQRLYAQPTGREVMIPEHEIMVSEVDLAGKITYCNDTFWRVTGFPRQLTLGTANHQTWHPDMPRAIFRLLSARLDAGKDAFAYVLGITAEGRHFWEFTQVVPTYGPDGKRRGLMIIRRAGNPGTLRIIIPLYQKLRAIELGAASKDTGISRAKMALDAILDELGQSYEDLIFSQAATD